A single Pseudomonas sp. DC1.2 DNA region contains:
- the rplW gene encoding 50S ribosomal protein L23, producing MNQERVFKVLLGPHVSEKATVLADKKGQFVFKVATDATKLEIKKAVESLFSVKVERVTTLNVLGKSKRTARGLGKRNDWKKAVISLQPGQDLDFSSSAE from the coding sequence ATGAACCAGGAACGCGTATTTAAAGTTCTGCTTGGCCCGCACGTTTCCGAGAAGGCTACGGTTCTGGCTGACAAGAAAGGCCAGTTCGTTTTCAAGGTTGCAACTGACGCAACCAAGCTGGAAATCAAGAAGGCCGTCGAAAGCCTGTTCAGCGTGAAAGTAGAGCGTGTTACTACCCTGAATGTTCTGGGTAAGAGCAAGCGCACTGCTCGCGGTCTGGGCAAGCGTAATGACTGGAAGAAGGCAGTTATCTCCCTTCAGCCAGGCCAAGATCTCGATTTCAGCAGCAGTGCTGAGTAA
- the rplD gene encoding 50S ribosomal protein L4 yields the protein MQLNVNDAQAIEVSELTFGGEFNETLVHQAVVAYMAGGRQGSKQQKTRSDVRGGGKRPWRQKGTGRARAGTIRSPIWRGGGTTFAARPQDHTQKLNKKMYRAAMRSILAELVRTDRLVVVQDFAVDAPKTKDLLNKLTGMGLTDVLIVSEVVDQNLYLAARNLPHVDVRDVQGSDPVSLIAYDKVLITVSAVKKFEELLG from the coding sequence ATGCAATTAAATGTAAATGACGCTCAAGCGATCGAAGTTTCCGAACTGACATTTGGCGGCGAGTTCAACGAGACGCTGGTTCACCAAGCAGTCGTGGCCTACATGGCCGGCGGCCGTCAAGGTAGCAAGCAGCAAAAGACCCGTTCCGACGTTCGTGGTGGCGGTAAGCGCCCATGGCGTCAGAAAGGTACTGGCCGTGCTCGTGCCGGTACTATCCGTAGCCCAATCTGGCGTGGCGGCGGTACCACTTTCGCAGCTCGTCCTCAGGATCACACCCAGAAGCTGAACAAGAAGATGTATCGCGCAGCAATGCGTTCCATCCTTGCTGAGCTGGTGCGTACTGATCGTCTGGTTGTGGTTCAGGACTTCGCTGTTGATGCACCGAAGACCAAAGATCTGCTGAACAAGCTGACCGGCATGGGCCTGACTGACGTCTTGATCGTGTCTGAAGTGGTTGATCAGAACCTGTACCTGGCTGCTCGCAACCTGCCACACGTCGATGTACGTGATGTGCAAGGTTCCGATCCAGTTAGTCTGATCGCATACGACAAGGTGTTGATCACCGTGTCGGCCGTGAAGAAATTCGAGGAGCTGCTGGGATGA
- the rplC gene encoding 50S ribosomal protein L3 — translation MTIGVVGRKCGMTRIFTEEGVSIPVTVIEIEPNRVTQFKTEETDGYRAVQVTVGERRASRVTAAQAGHFAKANVAAGRTVMEFRLEEGEYQAGDLINAEIFAAGQLVDVTGQSKGKGFQGTIKRWNFRGQDNTHGNSVSHRVPGSIGQCQTPGRVFKGKKMSGHMGAERVTVQSLEVVRVDAERNLLLVKGAVPGATGGNLVVRPAAKARG, via the coding sequence ATGACTATTGGTGTAGTCGGTCGTAAATGCGGTATGACCCGTATTTTCACCGAAGAAGGTGTCTCCATTCCGGTCACGGTCATTGAGATCGAACCGAATCGCGTCACCCAGTTCAAAACTGAAGAGACCGATGGCTATCGTGCAGTGCAAGTCACTGTAGGTGAGCGTCGTGCTTCGCGCGTTACAGCTGCTCAAGCTGGCCACTTCGCTAAAGCGAACGTTGCCGCTGGTCGTACCGTAATGGAATTCCGTCTTGAAGAAGGCGAGTACCAGGCCGGCGATCTGATCAACGCTGAAATCTTCGCTGCTGGTCAACTGGTTGATGTGACCGGTCAGTCCAAAGGTAAAGGCTTCCAGGGTACGATCAAGCGCTGGAATTTCCGCGGGCAAGATAATACCCACGGTAACTCCGTGTCCCACCGCGTTCCAGGCTCTATCGGCCAGTGCCAGACTCCTGGTCGTGTATTCAAGGGCAAAAAAATGTCCGGTCATATGGGCGCTGAGCGCGTGACCGTGCAGTCCCTCGAAGTAGTGCGCGTGGACGCTGAACGCAATCTGTTGTTGGTCAAGGGCGCTGTTCCTGGCGCTACTGGCGGCAACTTGGTTGTACGTCCAGCAGCCAAGGCTCGCGGTTAA
- the rpsJ gene encoding 30S ribosomal protein S10, whose translation MQNQQIRIRLKAFDHRLIDQSTQEIVETAKRTGAQVRGPIPLPTRKERFTVLVSPHVNKDARDQYEIRTHKRVLDIVQPTDKTVDALMKLDLAAGVEVQISLG comes from the coding sequence ATGCAAAATCAGCAAATCCGTATCAGGTTGAAGGCTTTTGACCATCGCCTGATCGACCAATCCACCCAGGAAATCGTGGAAACCGCGAAACGTACTGGTGCTCAAGTGCGTGGTCCAATTCCACTGCCTACCCGTAAAGAGCGGTTCACCGTTCTGGTCTCCCCGCACGTCAACAAAGACGCGCGCGACCAGTACGAGATCCGTACTCATAAGCGCGTTCTGGACATCGTCCAGCCAACGGATAAAACCGTTGATGCTCTTATGAAGCTTGATCTTGCGGCCGGTGTGGAAGTGCAGATCAGCCTCGGCTAA
- the tuf gene encoding elongation factor Tu, with protein sequence MAKEKFVRDLPHVNVGTIGHVDHGKTTLTAALTRVCSEVFGSAAVAFDKIDSAPEEKARGITINTAHVEYNSLIRHYAHVDCPGHADYVKNMITGAAQMDGAILVCSAADGPMPQTREHILLSRQVGVPYIVVFLNKADMVDDAELLELVEMEVRDLLSTYDFPGDDTPIIIGSALMALNGQDDNEMGTTAVRKLVETLDSYIPDPVRVIDKPFLMPIEDVFSISGRGTVVTGRIERGIVKVQDSLEIVGLRDTVVTTCTGVEMFRKLLDEGRAGENCGVLLRGTKRDDVERGQVLVKPGSVKPHTTFEAEVYVLSKEEGGRHTPFFKGYRPQFYFRTTDVTGNCELPEGVEMVMPGDNIKMVVTLIKTIAMEDGLRFAIREGGRTVGAGVVAKIIA encoded by the coding sequence GTGGCTAAAGAAAAATTTGTACGTGACCTCCCGCACGTTAACGTTGGCACCATCGGTCACGTTGACCACGGTAAAACCACGCTGACTGCTGCTCTGACTCGTGTCTGCTCCGAAGTTTTCGGTTCGGCCGCTGTTGCTTTCGATAAAATCGACAGCGCACCGGAAGAAAAGGCTCGTGGTATCACCATCAACACCGCGCACGTTGAATACAACTCGCTGATCCGTCACTACGCTCACGTTGACTGCCCAGGTCACGCTGACTATGTGAAGAACATGATCACCGGTGCTGCTCAGATGGACGGCGCTATCCTGGTTTGCTCGGCCGCTGATGGTCCGATGCCGCAAACTCGTGAGCACATCCTGCTGTCCCGTCAGGTTGGCGTTCCGTACATCGTTGTCTTCCTGAACAAGGCTGACATGGTAGACGACGCTGAGCTGCTGGAACTGGTTGAGATGGAAGTGCGCGATCTGCTGAGCACTTACGACTTCCCGGGCGACGACACTCCGATCATCATCGGTTCTGCTCTGATGGCTCTGAACGGCCAAGATGACAACGAAATGGGCACCACTGCCGTTCGTAAACTGGTTGAGACTCTGGACAGCTACATCCCAGATCCGGTCCGTGTTATCGACAAGCCGTTCCTGATGCCAATCGAAGACGTATTCTCGATCTCCGGTCGCGGTACTGTTGTGACTGGTCGTATCGAGCGCGGTATCGTCAAGGTTCAGGATTCGCTGGAAATCGTTGGTCTGCGTGACACTGTTGTCACCACCTGCACCGGCGTTGAAATGTTCCGTAAGCTGCTCGACGAAGGTCGTGCTGGTGAGAACTGCGGCGTGCTGTTGCGCGGCACCAAGCGTGACGACGTTGAGCGTGGCCAGGTTCTGGTCAAGCCAGGTTCGGTTAAGCCGCACACTACCTTCGAAGCTGAAGTGTACGTGTTGAGCAAAGAAGAAGGCGGTCGCCACACTCCGTTCTTCAAAGGCTACCGTCCACAGTTCTACTTCCGGACCACTGACGTGACCGGTAACTGCGAACTGCCGGAAGGCGTTGAAATGGTAATGCCAGGCGACAACATCAAAATGGTTGTCACCCTGATCAAAACCATCGCAATGGAAGATGGTCTGCGTTTCGCTATTCGTGAAGGCGGTCGTACCGTCGGCGCTGGCGTCGTAGCCAAAATCATCGCCTAA
- the fusA gene encoding elongation factor G: MARTTPINRYRNIGIVAHVDAGKTTTTERVLFYTGVNHKMGEVHDGAATMDWMVQEQERGITITSAATTAFWSGSVKQFDKYRFNIIDTPGHVDFTIEVERSLRVLDGAVVVFCGTSGVEPQSETVWRQANKYGVPRLVYVNKMDRAGANFLRVVEQIKKRLGHTPVPIQLAIGAEDNFQGQIDLVNMEAVYWDDADKGMAPRREAIPAELQELAEEWRSNMVEAAAEANEELMNKYLEGEELTIAEIKGALRQRTIAGEIVLAVCGSSFKNKGVPLVLDAVIDYLPAPVDIPAIKGSDPDDETVEMERHADDSEPFSALAFKIATDPFVGTLTFARVYSGVLSSGDGVINSVKGKKERVGRMVQMHANTREEIKEVRAGDIAALIGMKDVTTGDTLCSAEKPIILVRMDFPEPVISVAVEPKTKDDQEKMGIALGKLAQEDPSFRVKTDEETGQTIISGMGELHLDILVDRMRREFNVEANIGKPQVSYREKITKNCEIEGKFVRQSGGRGQFGHCWIRFAPADEGQEGLQFVNEVVGGVVPKEYIPAIQKGIEEQMKNGVVAGYPLIGLKATVFDGSYHDVDSNEMAFKVAASMATKQLATKGGGVLLEPIMAVEVVTPEDYMGDVMGDLNRRRGMILGMEDTVSGKVIRAEVPLGEMFGYATDVRSMSQGRASYSMEFKKYDTAPSHIVEAVTKKQG; encoded by the coding sequence ATGGCTCGTACTACTCCGATTAACCGCTACCGTAACATTGGTATCGTTGCTCACGTGGATGCTGGTAAAACCACCACCACCGAGCGCGTCCTTTTTTACACTGGCGTAAACCACAAAATGGGCGAGGTGCATGACGGCGCCGCGACCATGGACTGGATGGTGCAGGAGCAGGAGCGTGGTATCACTATCACCTCCGCTGCAACCACGGCCTTCTGGTCGGGTTCTGTCAAGCAGTTCGACAAGTATCGCTTCAATATCATCGATACCCCGGGTCACGTTGACTTCACCATCGAAGTAGAGCGCTCGTTGCGCGTACTCGACGGTGCAGTCGTTGTGTTCTGCGGTACTTCGGGTGTTGAGCCGCAGTCCGAAACCGTATGGCGTCAAGCCAACAAATACGGCGTTCCACGTCTTGTTTACGTAAACAAGATGGACCGTGCGGGCGCGAACTTCCTGCGTGTAGTTGAGCAGATCAAGAAGCGTCTGGGTCACACTCCGGTGCCGATTCAGCTGGCTATCGGTGCAGAAGACAACTTTCAGGGCCAGATCGATCTGGTCAACATGGAAGCGGTCTACTGGGATGACGCTGACAAAGGCATGGCTCCTCGTCGCGAGGCTATTCCTGCCGAGCTGCAGGAACTGGCTGAAGAATGGCGTAGCAACATGGTAGAGGCTGCGGCTGAAGCCAACGAAGAGCTGATGAACAAATACCTCGAGGGTGAAGAACTCACCATCGCGGAAATCAAGGGCGCTCTGCGTCAGCGTACTATCGCTGGCGAAATCGTTCTGGCTGTTTGCGGTTCTTCCTTCAAGAACAAGGGTGTTCCCCTGGTTCTCGACGCCGTTATCGACTACCTGCCTGCACCTGTAGACATTCCTGCCATCAAGGGTTCCGACCCGGATGATGAGACTGTTGAAATGGAGCGTCATGCAGACGACAGCGAGCCGTTCTCGGCTCTGGCGTTCAAAATTGCTACTGACCCATTCGTGGGTACTTTGACCTTTGCTCGCGTTTACTCGGGCGTGTTGAGCTCCGGTGATGGCGTGATCAACTCGGTTAAAGGCAAGAAAGAGCGCGTGGGTCGTATGGTGCAAATGCACGCAAACACCCGTGAAGAAATCAAGGAAGTTCGCGCTGGCGACATCGCGGCCTTGATTGGCATGAAGGACGTCACCACTGGTGACACTCTGTGCTCTGCTGAGAAGCCAATCATCCTGGTTCGCATGGACTTCCCGGAGCCGGTTATTTCGGTTGCCGTAGAGCCTAAGACCAAGGATGACCAGGAAAAAATGGGTATCGCACTGGGCAAGCTTGCTCAGGAAGATCCATCTTTCCGCGTCAAAACTGATGAAGAGACTGGTCAAACGATCATCTCCGGCATGGGCGAGTTGCACCTGGACATCCTGGTTGACCGGATGCGCCGTGAGTTCAACGTCGAAGCCAACATCGGTAAGCCTCAGGTTTCCTATCGTGAGAAGATCACGAAGAACTGCGAAATCGAAGGCAAGTTCGTTCGTCAGTCCGGCGGTCGTGGCCAGTTCGGTCACTGCTGGATTCGTTTTGCTCCTGCTGACGAAGGTCAGGAAGGTCTGCAATTCGTGAACGAAGTAGTGGGTGGTGTGGTTCCTAAGGAATACATCCCGGCTATCCAGAAGGGTATCGAAGAGCAGATGAAGAACGGCGTTGTAGCCGGCTATCCGCTGATCGGCCTGAAGGCGACCGTTTTTGATGGTTCTTACCATGACGTCGACTCCAACGAGATGGCGTTTAAGGTGGCTGCTTCCATGGCGACCAAGCAACTGGCTACCAAAGGTGGCGGTGTGTTGCTTGAGCCGATCATGGCAGTAGAGGTTGTTACGCCTGAAGACTATATGGGTGACGTGATGGGCGACTTGAATCGTCGTCGCGGCATGATCTTGGGTATGGAAGACACGGTCTCCGGCAAAGTAATTCGTGCTGAAGTTCCGCTGGGCGAGATGTTCGGTTATGCGACCGACGTCCGTTCCATGTCCCAGGGTCGCGCAAGCTACTCTATGGAATTCAAAAAATATGATACGGCTCCGTCGCACATCGTCGAAGCTGTCACCAAAAAACAAGGCTGA
- the rpsG gene encoding 30S ribosomal protein S7, whose product MPRRRVAAKREVLDDPKYGSQILAKFMNHVMESGKKAVAERIVYGALEKVKERKNSDPLEIFEKALDAIAPLVEVKSRRVGGATYQVPVEVRPSRRNALAMRWLVDFARKRGEKSMALRLAGELLDAAEGKGAAVKKREDVHRMAEANKAFSHYRF is encoded by the coding sequence ATGCCAAGAAGACGCGTAGCAGCCAAGCGCGAAGTGCTTGACGATCCAAAATACGGAAGCCAAATTCTGGCCAAGTTCATGAACCACGTAATGGAAAGCGGCAAGAAAGCCGTTGCCGAGCGTATCGTTTATGGCGCGCTGGAAAAGGTTAAAGAACGCAAGAACAGCGATCCCCTGGAAATCTTCGAGAAAGCTCTCGACGCCATCGCTCCGCTGGTCGAAGTGAAGTCGCGCCGTGTAGGCGGTGCTACTTACCAGGTTCCGGTCGAAGTTCGCCCGTCCCGTCGTAACGCCCTGGCAATGCGCTGGTTGGTAGACTTCGCCCGCAAGCGCGGCGAAAAGTCTATGGCTCTGCGCTTAGCTGGCGAGCTGTTGGATGCTGCTGAAGGTAAAGGTGCTGCAGTTAAGAAGCGTGAAGACGTGCACCGTATGGCTGAAGCCAACAAGGCTTTCTCGCACTACCGCTTCTAA
- the rpsL gene encoding 30S ribosomal protein S12, whose product MATINQLVRQPRKRIVEKSDVPALQNCPQRRGVCTRVYTTTPKKPNSALRKVCRVRLTNGFEVSSYIGGEGHNLQEHSVVLIRGGRVKDLPGVRYHTVRGSLDTSGVKGRNQGRSKYGTKKPK is encoded by the coding sequence ATGGCAACTATCAACCAGCTGGTACGTCAGCCGCGTAAGCGTATCGTCGAGAAATCCGACGTGCCTGCGCTGCAGAACTGCCCGCAACGTCGTGGCGTATGCACCCGTGTGTATACCACCACGCCGAAAAAACCTAACTCGGCACTGCGTAAAGTATGCCGTGTGCGTTTGACCAACGGTTTCGAGGTTTCCTCGTACATCGGCGGTGAAGGCCACAACCTGCAAGAACACAGCGTGGTACTGATCCGCGGCGGTCGTGTAAAAGACTTGCCAGGTGTTCGTTATCACACCGTTCGCGGCTCTTTGGATACTTCCGGCGTCAAAGGTCGTAACCAAGGTCGTTCGAAGTACGGTACCAAGAAGCCTAAGTAG
- the rpoC gene encoding DNA-directed RNA polymerase subunit beta', whose product MKDLLNLLKNQGQVEEFDAIRIGLASPEMIRSWSFGEVKKPETINYRTFKPERDGLFCAKIFGPVKDYECLCGKYKRLKHRGVICEKCGVEVALAKVRRERMAHIELASPVAHIWFLKSLPSRIGLLMDMTLRDIERVLYFESYVVIDPGMTTLEKGQLLNDEQYFEALEEFGDDFDARMGAEAVRELLHAIDLEHEIGRLREEIPQTNSETKIKKLSKRLKLMEAFQGSGNLPEWMVLTVLPVLPPDLRPLVPLDGGRFATSDLNDLYRRVINRNNRLKRLLDLSAPDIIVRNEKRMLQEAVDALLDNGRRGRAITGSNKRPLKSLADMIKGKQGRFRQNLLGKRVDYSGRSVITVGPTLRLHQCGLPKKMALELFKPFIFGKLEMRGLATTIKAAKKMVERELPEVWDVLAEVIREHPVLLNRAPTLHRLGIQAFEPVLIEGKAIQLHPLVCAAYNADFDGDQMAVHVPLTLEAQLEARALMMSTNNILSPANGEPIIVPSQDVVLGLYYMTREAINAKGEGRVFADLQEVDRVFRAGEAALHAKVKVRINETVNDRDGGSVKNTRIVDTTVGRALLFQVVPPGLSYDVVNQPMKKKAISKLINQCYRVVGLKETVIFADQLMYTGFAYSTISGVSIGVNDFVIPDEKARIISAATDEVKEIESQYASGLVTQGEKYNKVIDLWSKANDEVSKAMMANLSKEKVIDRHGVEVDQESFNSMYMMADSGARGSAAQIRQLAGMRGLMAKPDGSIIETPITANFREGLSVLQYFISTHGARKGLADTALKTANSGYLTRRLVDVAQDLVVTEVDCGTEHGLVMTPHIEGGDVVEPLGERVLGRVIARDVYKPGTEEIIVPAGTLVDEKWVEFIELNSIDEVIVRSPISCETRYGICAKCYGRDLARGHQVNIGEAVGVIAAQSIGEPGTQLTMRTFHIGGAASRTSAADSVQVKNGGTVRLHNLKHVERVDGCLVAVSRSGELAIADDFGRERERYKLPYGAVISVKEGDKVDAGAIVAKWDPHTHPIVTEMKGTVTYVGMEEGITIKRQTDELTGMTNIEVLDAKDRPAAGKDIRPAVKMVDDNGKDLLLPGTDVIAQYFLPANALVGVADGAKIAIGDVIARIPQETSKTRDITGGLPRVADLFEARRPKEASILAEVSGTIAFGKETKGKRRLVITPNDGSDPYEELIPKWRHLNVFEGEQVNRGEVISDGPSDPHDILRLLGVSALAKYIVNEIQDVYRLQGVKINDKHIETILRQMLRKVEIAESGDSTFIKGDQMELTHVLVENERLAGDEKFVSKFTRVLLGITKASLSTESFISAASFQETTRVLTEAAVTGKRDYLRGLKENVVVGRLIPAGTGLAYHSERKRRREADKPLRVSASEVEAALTEALNSSGN is encoded by the coding sequence TTGAAAGACCTACTGAATTTGCTGAAAAACCAGGGTCAAGTCGAAGAGTTCGACGCCATCCGTATTGGATTGGCCTCGCCTGAGATGATCCGTTCGTGGTCGTTCGGTGAAGTTAAAAAGCCGGAAACCATCAACTACCGTACGTTCAAACCTGAGCGTGACGGCCTGTTCTGCGCCAAGATCTTTGGCCCGGTAAAGGATTACGAGTGCCTGTGCGGTAAGTACAAGCGCTTGAAGCACCGTGGTGTGATCTGCGAGAAGTGTGGCGTTGAAGTCGCATTGGCTAAAGTTCGTCGTGAGCGCATGGCGCACATCGAGTTGGCCTCGCCAGTTGCCCACATCTGGTTCCTGAAGTCGCTGCCGTCGCGTATCGGCTTGCTGATGGACATGACCCTGCGTGATATCGAACGCGTTCTCTACTTCGAGAGCTATGTCGTTATCGACCCAGGCATGACCACCCTTGAGAAGGGTCAGCTGCTTAATGACGAGCAGTACTTCGAGGCGCTGGAAGAGTTCGGCGACGATTTCGATGCCCGCATGGGTGCTGAAGCTGTTCGCGAGCTGCTACACGCTATCGATCTGGAGCACGAGATTGGCCGTCTGCGTGAAGAAATTCCGCAAACCAACTCCGAAACCAAAATCAAGAAGCTGTCTAAGCGTCTGAAGTTGATGGAGGCCTTCCAGGGCTCCGGCAACCTCCCAGAATGGATGGTGCTGACCGTTCTGCCGGTTCTGCCGCCAGATCTGCGTCCACTCGTCCCGCTGGATGGTGGTCGCTTCGCGACTTCCGACCTCAACGATCTGTATCGTCGAGTGATCAACCGTAACAACCGCTTGAAGCGTCTGCTCGATCTGTCCGCTCCGGACATCATCGTGCGCAACGAAAAGCGTATGTTGCAGGAAGCCGTCGATGCGCTGCTCGATAACGGTCGTCGTGGCCGCGCTATCACCGGTTCCAACAAGCGTCCTCTGAAATCCCTGGCTGACATGATCAAGGGTAAGCAGGGTCGTTTCCGTCAGAACTTGCTCGGTAAGCGTGTTGACTACTCCGGTCGTTCGGTAATTACCGTAGGTCCGACCCTGCGTCTGCACCAGTGCGGTCTGCCGAAGAAAATGGCTCTCGAGCTGTTCAAGCCATTCATTTTCGGCAAGCTGGAAATGCGTGGTCTCGCGACCACCATTAAAGCGGCCAAGAAAATGGTTGAGCGCGAGCTGCCAGAGGTTTGGGACGTTCTCGCTGAAGTAATTCGAGAACACCCGGTTCTTCTCAACCGTGCGCCGACCCTTCACCGTCTGGGTATCCAAGCGTTTGAACCGGTACTGATCGAAGGTAAAGCTATCCAGCTGCACCCGTTGGTCTGCGCCGCGTACAACGCCGACTTCGACGGCGACCAAATGGCCGTACACGTACCGCTGACACTGGAAGCCCAGTTGGAAGCGCGTGCGTTGATGATGTCGACCAACAACATTCTGTCGCCAGCCAACGGTGAGCCAATCATCGTTCCGTCGCAGGACGTTGTATTGGGTCTGTACTACATGACGCGTGAAGCGATCAACGCCAAGGGCGAAGGTCGTGTGTTCGCGGATCTGCAAGAAGTTGACCGTGTGTTCCGTGCTGGCGAAGCTGCACTGCACGCTAAAGTCAAAGTGCGGATCAACGAAACTGTCAACGATCGTGATGGCGGCAGCGTTAAGAACACCCGCATCGTCGACACCACTGTTGGCCGTGCGCTGTTGTTCCAGGTTGTTCCACCTGGCCTGTCGTACGACGTCGTCAACCAGCCGATGAAGAAAAAGGCGATCTCGAAGCTGATCAACCAATGCTACCGCGTGGTTGGTTTGAAAGAGACTGTGATCTTCGCTGACCAGTTGATGTACACCGGTTTTGCCTATTCGACCATTTCCGGCGTTTCCATCGGTGTTAACGACTTCGTTATCCCGGATGAAAAGGCCCGCATCATCAGCGCTGCTACTGATGAAGTGAAAGAAATCGAAAGTCAGTACGCCTCCGGCCTGGTAACCCAGGGCGAGAAGTACAACAAAGTAATCGACCTTTGGTCCAAGGCGAACGACGAAGTATCCAAGGCGATGATGGCCAACCTCTCGAAAGAGAAAGTCATCGATCGTCATGGCGTCGAAGTCGACCAAGAGTCCTTCAACTCGATGTACATGATGGCCGACTCGGGCGCACGGGGTTCTGCTGCGCAGATCCGTCAGCTCGCCGGTATGCGTGGCCTGATGGCCAAGCCGGACGGTTCCATCATCGAAACGCCGATTACTGCGAACTTCCGTGAAGGTTTGAGCGTACTTCAGTACTTCATCTCCACTCACGGTGCTCGTAAAGGTTTGGCGGACACCGCGTTGAAAACTGCGAACTCTGGTTACCTGACTCGTCGTCTGGTAGACGTGGCGCAGGATCTGGTTGTGACCGAGGTTGATTGCGGCACGGAACACGGCTTGGTAATGACTCCGCACATTGAAGGCGGTGACGTTGTTGAGCCGCTGGGCGAGCGTGTATTGGGTCGAGTTATTGCCCGTGACGTGTACAAGCCGGGTACCGAGGAAATCATCGTTCCTGCCGGCACGCTGGTAGACGAGAAGTGGGTTGAATTCATCGAGCTGAACAGCATCGATGAAGTGATCGTGCGTTCGCCGATCAGTTGCGAAACTCGCTATGGCATTTGTGCCAAGTGCTACGGCCGTGATTTGGCTCGTGGTCACCAAGTGAACATCGGTGAAGCGGTCGGCGTTATCGCTGCCCAGTCCATCGGTGAGCCGGGTACCCAGCTGACCATGCGTACGTTCCACATTGGTGGTGCGGCAAGCCGGACCTCCGCAGCGGACAGCGTTCAGGTGAAGAATGGCGGTACCGTCCGTCTGCACAACCTGAAGCACGTTGAGCGAGTGGATGGTTGCCTGGTTGCGGTGTCCCGTTCCGGCGAGCTAGCGATTGCTGATGACTTCGGTCGTGAGCGCGAGCGTTACAAGCTGCCATACGGTGCCGTGATTTCGGTTAAAGAAGGTGACAAGGTCGACGCTGGCGCAATCGTGGCCAAGTGGGATCCGCACACTCACCCAATCGTTACCGAAATGAAAGGTACCGTGACCTACGTGGGCATGGAAGAAGGCATCACGATCAAGCGTCAGACTGACGAATTGACCGGTATGACCAACATTGAAGTACTCGACGCCAAAGACCGTCCAGCTGCCGGTAAAGATATCCGTCCTGCTGTGAAGATGGTTGATGACAATGGCAAGGATCTCTTGCTGCCGGGTACCGACGTAATTGCTCAGTACTTCCTGCCTGCCAACGCCCTTGTCGGTGTTGCGGATGGTGCGAAAATTGCGATCGGTGATGTTATCGCTCGTATTCCGCAAGAGACTTCGAAGACTCGCGACATCACCGGTGGTTTGCCGCGTGTTGCCGACTTGTTCGAAGCCCGTCGTCCGAAAGAAGCCTCGATTCTGGCTGAAGTCAGCGGCACCATCGCGTTCGGTAAAGAAACCAAAGGCAAGCGCCGTCTGGTTATTACGCCGAACGACGGTAGCGATCCGTATGAAGAGCTGATTCCGAAGTGGCGTCACCTGAACGTCTTCGAAGGCGAACAGGTTAACCGCGGCGAAGTTATCTCCGATGGTCCAAGCGATCCACACGACATCCTGCGTCTGCTGGGTGTGAGTGCGTTGGCCAAGTACATCGTGAACGAGATCCAGGACGTTTATCGTCTGCAAGGCGTGAAGATCAACGATAAGCACATCGAGACCATCCTGCGTCAGATGTTGCGTAAAGTTGAAATCGCTGAATCTGGCGACTCCACTTTCATCAAGGGCGACCAGATGGAATTGACTCACGTTCTGGTAGAGAACGAGCGTCTGGCGGGCGACGAGAAATTCGTTTCCAAGTTCACTCGCGTGCTGCTGGGTATCACCAAGGCGTCGTTGTCCACCGAATCGTTCATCTCGGCGGCTTCCTTCCAGGAAACCACTCGTGTACTGACCGAAGCGGCGGTAACCGGCAAGCGCGATTATCTGCGCGGCCTGAAAGAAAACGTAGTCGTGGGTCGTCTGATCCCGGCGGGTACCGGTTTGGCGTATCACAGCGAGCGTAAGCGTCGTCGTGAAGCGGACAAGCCGTTGCGCGTAAGCGCCAGTGAAGTGGAAGCTGCACTGACCGAAGCATTGAACTCAAGCGGTAACTGA